The Heterodontus francisci isolate sHetFra1 chromosome 31, sHetFra1.hap1, whole genome shotgun sequence genome segment agatgagatgctgttcctcgagcttgcgttgatgttcactggaacactgcagcaatcccaggacagagatctgagcatgagagcaggggggagtgttgaaatggcaagcaaccggaagctcagggtcctgcttgcagactgagcggagatgttccgcaaagcggtcacccagtctgcgcttggtctccccaatgtagaggagaccacactgtgagcagcgaatacagtatactacattgaaagaagtacaagtaaatcgctgcttcacctgaaaggagtgtttggggcctaggatagtgaggagagaggaggtaaatgggcaggtattacacctcctgcgattgcaggggaaggtgccctgggacggggacgaggtggtgggggtaatggaggagtggaccagggtgtcgcggagggaacgatcccttcggaatgctgacaggggaagggaggggaagatgcgactggtagtggcatcacgctggaggtggcgaaaatggcggaggatgatcctttggatatggaggctggtgggatgaaaagtgaggacaaggggaaccctgtcacggttctgggagggaggggaaggggtgagggtagaggtgcggggaatgggtcggacacggttgagggccctgtcaaccacagtggggggaaatcctcggttgaggaaaaaggaggtcatatcagaagcaccgtcatggaaggtagcatcatcagagcagatgcgtcggagacggagaaactgggagaatggaatggagtccttacaggaggtagggtgtgaagaagtgtagtcgaggtagctgtgggagtcagtgggcttataatggatattggtagacaacctatccccagagatggagacagagaagtcgaggaagggaagggaagtgtcagagatggaccatgtaaaggtgagagaagggtggaaattggaagcaaagttgataaagttttcgagttcggggcgggagcaggaaacggcaccgatacagtcatcaatgtaccggaaaaagagttgggggagggggcctgagtaggactggaacaaagaatgctcgacatatcccacaaaaagacaggcataactaggacccatgcgggtacccatagcgacaccttttacttgaaggaagtgcgtggagttgaaggagaagttgttcaatgtgagaacaagttcagccaggcagaggagggtggtggtggatggggactggttgggcctctgttccaggaagaagcggagagccctcaaaccatcctggtgggggatggaggtgtagagcgattggacgtccatagtgaagaggaggcggttgggaccaggaaactggaaattgtcaaaatgacgtagggcgtcagaagagtcacggatgtaggtgggaagagactgcaccagcggagaaaagatggagtctagataggaagaaataagttcagttgggcaggagcaggctgacacaatgggtctgccgggacagtcccgtttgtggattttgggaaggagatagaagcgggctgtccggggttgcgggactatgaggttggaagctgtagagggaagatctccagaggagatgaggtcagtgacagtcctttggacggtggcttgatgttcggtggtggggtcatggtccagagggaggtaggaagaggtgtctgtgagttggcgttgagcttctgcaaggtagaggtcggtacgccatacaacaacagcaccacccttgtctgcaggtttgatgaccatgtcggggttagacctgagagaacggagtgcctcaagttcagagggggacaggttagagtgagtgaggggggcagcgaaattgagacgaccaatgtctcgccgacagttttcaatgaagagatcaagagcgggtaagaggccagggtgaggggtccaggtagagggagaatactggaggcgggtgaatgggtctgctggtcggggggaggactcctggtcaaagaagtgagcccggaggcggaggcgacggaagaagagctcaacgtcatgccgagcgcgaaattcattgaggtgggggcgtaaggggataaaactgagtcctttgctgagtacagaacgctcagcatcagagatggggaggtcagagggtatagtgaatacacggcaaggggtcagatcagaaggggtggggtcagagggaagtgaagcggaaggaggatctggaggggcattagtccccatcagctgctggagcttgcgttccttaacacctgaaaggaagaaaaaaagttttttgttaatgcgtcggatgagacgtaagatgagatgaaactgcagagtagaacagctttgagataaggtgagacggtgctgctggagagagaggtccagtgtgtgcatatggcggcgcatagcactgagcgtggatctcaggatacggcgagagtagcagtccgaggaacgttgtatttctcggagatacctgtgatcctgggtggtttcaaagcatgatgggtgaaactgcagttggaatccacgtggaatcagtcggagccggagacagtcactgaggaaggagatgtggctgtgaaaacgagttttggtagataccttatcaaacaccaggagggaaatagaaagcaatgaaggtgaacaaggtaaaagagacaaacgaaaatcccgtcggagagaagagcagaacttcttcaaggtaggcattcctggaagagaagtttcttttgggcctccttatctcgagagacaatggatacgcgcctggaggtggtcagtggtttgtgaagcagcgcctggagtggctataaaggccaattctggagtgacaggctcttccacaggtgctgcagagaaatttgtttgttggggctgttgcacagttggctctccccttgcgcctctgtcttttttcctgccaactactaagtctccgactcgccacaatttagccctgtctttatggctgcccgccagctctggcgaatgctggcaactgactcccacgacttgtgatcaatgtcacacgatttcatgtcgcgtttgcagacgtctttataacggagacatggacggccggtgggtctgataccagtggcgagctcgctgtacaatgtgtctttggggatcctgccatcttccatgcggctcacatggccaagccatctcaagcgccgctgactcagtagtgtgtataagctgggggtgttggccgcttcaaggacttctgtgttggagatatagtcctgccacctgatgccaagtattctccgaaggcagcgaagatggaatgaattgagacgtcgctcttggctggcatacgttgtccaggcctcgctgccgtagagcaaggtactgaggacacaggcctggtacactcggacttttgtgttccgtgtcagtgcgccattttcccacactctcttggccagtctggacatagcagtggaagccttacccatgcgcttgttgatttctgcatctagagacaggttactggtgatagttgagcctaggtaggtgaactcttgaaccacttccagagcgtggtcgccaatattgatggatggagcatttctgacatcctgccccatgatgttcgttttcttgaggctgatggttaggccaagtttattgcaggcagacgcaaacctgtcgatgagactctgcaggcattcttcagtgtgagatgttaaagcagcatcgtcagcaaagaggagttctctgatgaggactttccgtactttggacttcgctcttagacgggcaaggttgaacaacctgccccctgatcttgtgtggaggaaaattccttcttcagaggatttgaacgcatgtgaaagcagcagggagaagaaaatcccaaaaagagtgggtgcgagaacacagccctgtttcacaccactcaggataggaaagggctctgatgaggagccaccatgttgaattgtgcctttcatattgtcatggaatgaggtgatgatacttagtagctttggtggacatccgatcttttctagtagtctgaagagaccacgtctgctgacgaggtcaaaggctttggtgagatcaatgaaagcaatgtagaggggcatctgttgttcacggcatttctcctgtatctgacgaagggagaacagcatgtcaatagtcgatctctctgcacgaaagccacactgtgcctcagggtagcgcgctcggccagcttctggagcctgttcagagcgactcgagcaaagactttccccactatgctgagcagggagattccacggtagttgttgcagtcaccgcggtcacctttgtttttatagagggtgatgatgttggcatcgcgcatgtcctggggtactgctccctcgtcccagcacaggcatagcagttcatgtagtgctgagagtatagcaggcttggcactcttgattatttcaggggtaatgctgtccttcccaggaagagaagtggcagtgaattaaacactaaaataaaagcaaaataccgcggatgctggaaatctgaaacaaaaacaagaaatgctggattcactcagcaggtctggcagcatctgtagaaagagaagcagagttaacgtttcgggtcagtgacccttcttcggaactgacaaatattagaaaagtcacagattataaacaagtgaggtggggggtgggcaagagataacaaaggagaaggtgcagattggaccaggccacatagctgaccaaaaggtcacagagcaaaggcaaacaatatgttaatggtgttttgaaagacaaagcattagtacagattaggtgtgaatatactgaatatagaacatcagcaagtgcaaacctgaagaaaaacaacctgaaaaaaacagtgggtaagcaaactgaacaaactaagatgaaatgaaataaatgcaaaaaatgtaaaaaggaatgcaaaaaaaaggaagaaaaaataactaaaaatgaaagtaaagtggggggctgtcatgctctgaaattattgaactcaatgttcagtccggcaggctgtagtgtgcctaatcggtagatgagatgctgttcctcgagcttgcgttgatgttcactggaacactgcagcaatcccaggacagagatgtgagcatgagagcaggggggagtgttgaaatggcaagaattgTTTATGAGTTCATTTCCTTCAAGGCTGCATACAGCAAACATTCCTTATCTAATTAGAAAGCCTGATATCGCTTTCTGTAACTGAGTGTACTTGATTGGTGTTCTGTGAATGGCCTCTTGTGCACTGGTACGGGGTGGGTTTAAAGTCTGTGTACATGACATCAGGTAATCGAGATAAGCCACTTCCATCTGTCTGACCTGGTGCTTCATTGAAAAAAAATCCTTATCTGCTGCTCGCCTGCACCGTCGGGACAAGTCTCTTGGCCAATTAGTTACTGTGGGCTTGTTTTTCAATGAAAGCTGTTTGTCCCTTGAGGCCAAGGTCACTTTTAGGCATTGAATGAAACTGAGTATAAATAATCTCAGGTGTAAGCAGCTCAGTTGGTGCCTGTGGATGCTTGTACTGCACTGAGAGCTGGAAGTGAACGTATCCGATCCATTCTCAGCCAACTCCCGCACAGCGCAACTGCAACAACAACCGTTTGGAGTGTTATGAGTTAAGGATTTTGGTTTCCTGTTAAAATCAGCACTTTTAAACTACCGTGAACTGCTAACACGAGTACAGTTTGACGTCGGATTGCTAAATTCGGCGTGGTCCTAGTTTAGCAGTGAGGAGGTTATGGCTTATGTCAACGTACTGCTCGATAAATGCCAGTGTGCTTCTGGAAAGAGACAGAGTGCGATCTTATATACGATTCTGAGCCAACAGGGAGAGGCCTGCTACGAGTTCTCACATCATAGCTGCTCCTGTGAAGCCAGGCGGACGGTTTGCTTGAAGACTCCACAAGTTACCTGTCAGGCGGTGTGTGATGTGTTGGTGAAAACAGTCAATTTTATGAGGAACCTCCCTTCGTTCCATCATCTTCCCAGAGCAGACCAGCAGCTGCTGCTGGAGAGCTGCTGGCCCCCGTTGTTTCTGTTGGGATTGGCTCAGGAGAGAGTAAGCTTCGAGGTGACAGAGACCCCAGGTCACAGCATGCTGAAGAGAATCTTGCTGAATGGGCAAGGCCTGatcaggacagaggaagaggagaggaAGCAGCCCACACTTGCTGGTGTACAAAGAATGAAAATGTGTCTGAACAAATTCTGGGGCTTGGACCTAAGCCCAAAGGGGTATGCGTACCTGAAAGGGGCAATCCTCTTCAACCCTGGTAACTAAACAGCTTCTTTCTTTATTCCAGCGTGTGTAATGAAGCAAAGGAATTGTAATGGTACGATATTTACACAGAGCGAGTCACAAATTACCGCTTTACACCCGCGAGCCCACCAATAATTTTACAGTCTTAGTAAATGGTCAGCAGCAGACTGGGAGCTCCTCAATCAGAGGGCCCTCTCTACTTTCCGATTAATAAATGGTATGCTTATTTATCCCCTTCAGAATCCCCGATAGGTTTCCCCtctttttccagcactttcagggGTCTGGTTGCTCTGCTGACCAGCTTAAGAGCTTTTCTTTTGTGCGACGCCTGATCCAACCGAGCATTGAGGTGGGGCGTGGGGCTGAGTCGTGGATCTGACAGTGTGAAGCAAGAAATAGCTCTAAATACAGGACATGCTGGAAACAGAAAGCAAATCCGCAGCACTGATGCTATGTTTCCAGGTAGTGAACACATGCTGTGTTTCCTCACATTCTACTCCTGGCCGTGTTTGAGGTGGTTGAAGCTCTCTTCAATTAGTGCAGCGATTGGTTTCCTCTGTTCCCTCTCCCTGCATTCAATTGAGCAACAATAGTTATAGTTTGTGGTGTCTTTAGTATGGTAACAAATTGTCGTGTGTTTCTGTGGGTGGGATGAAAAGCTGTTTAAGAGAGCTGGCCGTGTTTGTTTGGGGTTTGGGTCTGACTTTATTAGTGCTGTTGTCTTTTGCAGACCTGCCTGGACTCCGAGCTCCTGCCTACATTGAGAGCCTCCAGCGGGAAGCACAGCGCGCGCTGCGTGAGGTTCTGGTGCCTCTGCCTCCCAGGGACAGCAACCGCTTTGCCCGTGTTTTACTCACCATCTCCGCCCTGAAGACCATCAGCACCAGTCTCATTATCGAGCTCTTCTTCAGGCCGGTGATTGGGGCAGCAAACATGAAGGAGCTACTGCTGGACATGCTCTATACCCAATGAGGAAGAGCCACTGGGCCTGACTGCACATCATCTACCTAACTAACTGCCCAGATATATCACCTGCCCACTCCCTACCCACCCACATCACCTGCCCACTCCCTACCCACCCACATCACCTGCCCACTCCCTACCCACCCACATTACCTGCCCACTCCCTACCCACCCACATCACCTGCCCACTCCCTACCCACCCATATTACCTGCCCACTCCCTACCCACCCACATCACCTGCCCACTCCCTACCCACCCACATCACCTGCCCACTCCCTACCCACCCACATCACCTGCCCACTCGCACTTCACTGCCCACTTACTTCACATACACATCACTGCCCCACTGACACTTTGCTCCTCTCTCTCAACACATTGTTTTGTATTAAATTATTTTTTTATTTTGAATAAAATTATTTTGCTTATTTTGAAAGACTTGACACTTTATTGAAGACAGCTTTACTGCAACAGGACACTGGTTTTCAATTTTTAGAAACCCTCAGGTTTAAAAGTACACATTTAATTCAGGTCGATATGAGTGGCCGGTCACTGTTGATTTACACCTTGTGCCATTAGGGTCCAACTGAAGAATGTTTAACCCCTCCAGGAATCTCTCCATCTGTTTGTTGGACGCTGTCTACATAGGCAcaacagtaggccattcatcccctcaaacctgttctcctATCAGGTGTCAGGATTTAAAGATGCCATTTCCCACGTCTTACCATACAAAGTCAATGGAAGTAGAGATTGCATAGTGCAGTGGCTTTGAACTTGATGTTTTCCTCCCTGGCATTTGGGAAAAGGCCCAAGCATTTCTCATGGGCTGACGTCTCCTCTCCCTGTTAGTTGTAAATGTCCAACATGGAATAAGTTTGGATACAGAGCTACAATGTATTGTACCTGGAGTACACTGAGCACAGGTACACATGGTGTACTGTACCTGGCGTACACTGAGCACAGGTACACAGTGTAACTGAAACCTGGCTCATGGTTGGTGACATCTTGCCCCTTACTAAGCCTCCTCCCTGACCTTACTTTCCACCACTGCTCTACCCAAACTGCCATAGTGGCAGTGTGACCCTTATCACACCTTGGTCCCtccctgcagggatcagtgctgtacctaaatagaaaagctaatagaatgttatcatttattgcacgggaattgaatacaaaagttagggaggttatgcttcagttatacagggtattggtgagaccacatctggattactatgtacagtattggtttagttatttaaggaaggatgtaaatacattagaagctgttcaaagaaggtttactagactaatacctagaactggcgggttgtcttatgaggaaaggttggaaaggttAAGCCTTtatctgctagagtttagaagaggaagaggcgacttgattgaaagatataagatcctgaggggtcttgacagggtggatgtgaaaaggatgtttcctctggtgggaggatctagaactaggggtcactgtttaaaaatagaggGTCACCCAtttgacagagatgagaattttttctctctgagggttgtgagtctttgggactcttcctcaaaaggcggtggtagcagagtctttgaatatttttaaggcagaggtagatagattcttgctaagcaagggggtgaaaggttattgggggtaggcgggaatgtggagttgaggttacaatcagatcagccatgatcttattgaatggcggagcaggcacgaggggctgagtggcctactcacgctcctaatttgtatgtaagtATGTACTCCCCTtgtaccttctcctcctttgagtacCTCACTGTGTTCCACCCTTCTTATGTGTCCTTTAAAATAATTTTCTACTGCCTCCACCCTCCAcatacccccaccaccccaccatgcCATCCCAAATTTCTCAGCACGATCATTCCTTACCTCCTTAAGCCTTTGGATTGAGCAACTCCTTATCCTCGGTGATTTTAATCTCCATCTTAGTTTCCCTTGCCTAATCTCTTCTGAATTTGCCGCTCTCCTGCCTAAAACTCTCCTACTCATATTAACAGACTTGACCTTGCCATTTCACATGTCCTCTCTACACCTTGGTATTAATCACAGACAAGGCCATCTTAATGCATTCTCCACCACCCACATCAAGCACTATCTGGCCTCACTCTCCTCATCCAACACACTTGCTACTCCAAGGTCACATGTAATTATCAATCATCTCCTTAACCACTTCTCCCTGCCCTCTCCACTCTCATCTCCAATAATAAGGGTCATGATCTCATGGGCTTCTTTTCACTATGTTataatcctgtagtttttttttctgggaagtatgtcgtttgcctttaaggctgtaaaaggatcttctttggcctccttgtctcaagagacaatgggtaagcgcctggaggtggtcagtggtttgtgaagcagcgcctggagtggctataaaggccaattctagagtgacagactcttccacaggtgctgcagataaaattggttgtcagggctgttacacagttggctctctccttgtgcttctgtcttttttcctgccaactgctaagtctcttcgactcgccactgtttagccccgcctttatggttgcccgccagctctggcgatcgctggctactgactcccacgacttgtgatcaatgtcacaggacttcatgttgcatttgcagacgtctttaaagcggagacaaggacggccgatgggtctgataccagtgacgagctcgctgtacaatgtatccttggggatcctgccatcttccatgcggctcacatggccaagccatctcaggcgccgctggcttagtagggtgtatatgctggggatgttggccgcctcgaggacttctgtgttggaaatacggtcctgccacctgatgccaaggatttaaggctgtaaaaggatcaatactgctttaagaacaagcaagcctcagaaaTTACTAAGAAGATGCATTTTGGTTGaaattggatacaaccatacagagagggaaccaaccagcttctaaTAGTGCATCacctggcaacagccattcagagactgatgattgagatatacaatgttgcaattaactTTTGAACTGTTTTTTTAGTTGAAACAGACTATTCTAACactcagacagctggaccagcatgaatggaatagataaaagcaaaatactgcggatgctggaaatctgaaataaaaacaagaaatgttggaaatactctgcaggtctggcagcatctgtggaaagagaagcagagttaatgtttcgggtcagtgacccttcttcggaacttggaaTGGaaaagagatctctgataatttaaactgaaggaaggtgaattttagactgatcactttttcacccctgaaaacaattctaaagccaaattgattcattgaaaagtgtctgcaagttgttgattgctgaattcatcgctggaaaaagaagAACATCACTTCAACTGGAACTAGACTACTGAGTGTCTTACTGTTGAAGACCCTTTTTTTcctcatcggacggctgtgaggacatcaagcaaccttggactgtttcatattggaagattccacttcgggaggagcataaatctgcatggacactaattttttctattttaaatggtgtttatatcttagtagtgtttaagaatttagtttttctaattaaacagttaatttgttatcCAAAGactcctggtttggttagcctcattcgggggttaataggtggtacaatttggctggggctttctttaatttggaaagtttaaagtgaagtgttaggcgatctgtggagtggtggaactgatttgacagtgcgttgctcccaccacaatcagaattatatattttgattgggggctttggggGACTTGAGGAGTCGGTCGTAACAACTAACATTGCaaccatctgttcagctgcctcttcTGCACTCCTCCCTGCTTCTTGTCCCTCCCATTCCCAAACTCAGAGCCCATGTCTATCTCAAAGTTTTCTCTTATCTCCCCATGTGCCTTCTGTGAGTTTGTCCATGAGATCTTTCTCTTGCTCCCTTGACcccattcccaccaaaatgctgaCCATCTTCTCTTCCTGACCCCCATGCTACCTGACTTTGCAAATGTTTCCCTCTTGGCAGGTGCTGTCCCCTTCTCTTTCAAAATCAACATCATCACTCCCTCTTCAGAATATTCAccctcaacccctctctccttacAAACTACTGCTCcacctccaaactccctttcctctccaaagtttctGCCTGTCTATGCTGCAAATCCCTGTTTATAGAGttttagagtcattacagcacagaaggaggctattcagcccatcaagttcatgccagctctctgtagagcaatccagtctgtcTCATATCCTGCTCTATCTCCATAGCCccgaaagtttatttccctcaagtgcctatccaatttccttttgaaatcagtgattgtttctgcttccaccaccctcttaggtagtgagtgccaggtcattaccagtcgctgcgtaaaaaagttcttcctcacatcaccaccaccccatcccccctcccctccaccccgcccccccgccaTCTCCTACCCAGAACCCAGTTGAATCACTTCAATCACATTTTCAATCCTGACACAGAACTGAAACAGTCTTAACATCCTCGGTGACTGTGACCATGATGCATAATTCCTCCTCAGTGTCCTTGACCTTTTTGTAACCTTTTGTCCAGCTCAATGGAATTGGAGTTGCCTGGCTTCAATCTTAACTATCCAATCATAACCAGAgcatctcctgcaatggcttctcttcctgcttgcACACTGTCACatttggagtgcctcaaggatctaaCCTAGGTTCCCTTCTCTTCATCAACATGTTGCCCTTTGTGACAACACCTGCTGACAtgagtcaggttccacatgtacactgacaatacCTAACTCTATCtcaacaccacctctctcaatgcctccactgcctctgatttgtcagactgcttgtccaacatcatcTCTTGGATTGGCCACAATTTCCTTTAGCTAAACatcgagaagactgaagccattgtcttcaaccccaccacaaactctgttccctcatcaccaactccatcccactccctcatcattgtctcaggctgaacgagACTGTTCTCAACCTTGGTGCCCTATCTGACTCTGAGCTgagtttctgaccccatatcctctccttcacaaagaccgcctacttccatctCCGTAATATTGCCCATCTTTGCACCTGCCTCAACCATATGTTGTTGAAACCCTTGTCCATAtcattgtcacctccagactcaattattccaatgctctccttgctGGCTTCCCATATTCCACTCTTCATAAACTTCAACTCTCTAAAACTCTGCTGACCAtacctaactcacaccaagacacttctgtgctcactgacctacagtggcttCCAGTTCAGCAACACCTCCTATTTACAATTCTCAGCCTCATATTCAACTCCCTTTGtggccttgccccctccctatctccgtaacctcctctagTCCCACACTCTCCTTTATTACTTTC includes the following:
- the nr0b2a gene encoding nuclear receptor subfamily 0 group B member 2a, which produces MAYVNVLLDKCQCASGKRQSAILYTILSQQGEACYEFSHHSCSCEARRTVCLKTPQVTCQAVCDVLVKTVNFMRNLPSFHHLPRADQQLLLESCWPPLFLLGLAQERVSFEVTETPGHSMLKRILLNGQGLIRTEEEERKQPTLAGVQRMKMCLNKFWGLDLSPKGYAYLKGAILFNPDLPGLRAPAYIESLQREAQRALREVLVPLPPRDSNRFARVLLTISALKTISTSLIIELFFRPVIGAANMKELLLDMLYTQ